One Coffea eugenioides isolate CCC68of chromosome 2, Ceug_1.0, whole genome shotgun sequence genomic window, TTTGGTGGAATGTGCAGATATGAGAAGCCATTGCATGTGGAATCAGCTGAGTTCCTGGAAGATATAGTGGCAGGATATGGTTCCCGATATATAGCACCAGAAGCGACTCCTTTGTCAATAGATCAGTTGGTTGGGAACTATAGGAATTCGGATCACTACAAAGACATTATAAGAATTGTCACCAAGGACAAAGTGAAGCACACTTACTGGATCGAGACTGAGCCCGGGCTTGGCCTGTCTCTGAAAACACCATCCACGTACAGTTCCTTGGTTGATGCCAAGCCAAGAAAGTTGACAGGTACGTCTGCCCATCAAACCTCATAGTAATGCTCCAATACACAGGATTCTATGCACCATCTCCACTGATTACAAACTTCGAAATTAtagaataagaaaaaaattgtgCTTTAGCTATTAATAGTCAACGTAAGCAAAACCATGCTTGGCTGCAGAATTGGTAGTTAGCAAGATTTCTAGCAAAGTTGGTCAGTCAGGAGGAATTGAGAGCACAGGCAGAGTTCAAATTGGAGATATCGTTACAGCATTGTCTGTAAACGGTGAAGAATCGACATATCTGGCATTGGGGCCACAAAGACACCAGCATGAGCATGCCTCTCATGCATATTCTACATTGAAGAAGGCTGTGGGGCATATACGTATTCAAGTGGAACGTTATGAGACAAAGGTACAGATTCtcttcgaaaaaaaaaaactaactagAAAAAGGAGACTACAAGGACTTTCGTTTAATATTGTGACAAGCAAGCACCTTCAATAGAGCTAAAAAGAAGATGCTAGTTCCAAAATAACTGAAATAACTTTTGCTGGTATAGGAGGAAAGTTATCAACCCCAATGGGAGAAATCCCAAACGCCATTTACACAAACATGGTTGAAATCTACAAAAACACTCATCGGCAGGCAAATTAAGATCACCAAACGCCTCCAAATTTTACTCATGTTAAGGCTATTCCAGGTAAGTATCAAATCTTGGTAttaatcctaattaaatatattggAAATAGCTGAACAATGTCACAGTCAATTTTTTGTAATACCCTCTTGGATACAAATAATGTCGATTCTGTTCATCTGAAGTTTATGCCAACTCTACCTAACAAAGACTGCTGCTATTGCAGGCAATGATACTTGGCTTGTTTACTGGGACTCTGTTCTACAAGCTCGGAGGGCAATATGACCAACAGAAAATGAACTCTGTGAGGGCCTTGGGGTTTGTGTCGACAATGAGCATAATGCTCATAAACTTGGTACAGCTCCCACTTTATTTGCTCCAACGGCCTATCTTTTATAAGCATCAAGCACAGAAATTCTTTCGAGCTTCCTCATATGTTGTGGCCCATTCCATAGTCAACATCCCGCAAACTCTAATAGAAGTAAACAACTAAATGACTTCCTTTTGCAGAAATATAATAAGAGAAATCTGTAGTGCGAGACTGATAGATCTTATGACTACTGTATTTTGCAGGCAGCATCTTATACATTCTCCATGTATTTTCTGGTCGGGCTATCATTTTCAGGGAAGGGAACAGCTTTGGTTGAATATCTGCTTCTCTTATTCCTGGTGGCATACTTTGGTTCAtcagtttttttctttctaagTGCCGTATCTTCAATTCCAGAGACTGGGAATGCTTTAGCAGGTACAGAAACTCCTTGCAAAAGCACTTAAAATCACTTTTTCTCCCACATATCATGTCATGATTCATCTTGGGCATGACAAGATTAGTGACAGGGTAAAAGACAATATAGTTAGTAAAAGTTtagttaaaaataatttatcTACCCAACACATGACAGTCCTAAAATCCTACATTTTCCATGTGTAGTCACAATCACTTGATTAACAAGTTACAGGTCAAATTATAGGTTTGTCCTCCAAAGACGGAAAGTTTTTCTCCCCacctctctctatctctctgcTACAAATAACATTCATCATTTAATATCTTGCAGGTCTTCTGGTCTCAATCTTCATCTTATTCAGTGGCTTTGTAATCTACCCATCCAATATTCCTACCTACTGGAAATGGCTAACATATATAAATCCAATCCGCTGGGCCAATATTTCATATTGCCGATCCCAGTTCCAGTATTATGATGATCCATGCTCCAACTATAAAGGTCAATTTCCTTTCTGTGATCAATTCCCATCAAATACAGTTGGGAAGGcctatttgctttattatgagCTTTTAAATGACAACTTTGGACCATGGTTTCCATATGCTGTCCTAATAGGATGGACAGCAGTTATGACCATATTAGCATTATGTGGTTTGAAAACCCTAGAGTTCAAAGGATTAAACCAGTCGCTGCCACATCTCAAGAGGAGTTCTGTGGTAAGCAACTTTAGGAAAGACAAAGCGAGAGAATTGTCATCAAGTGGCAGTGCAAGTGACCAAGACTTATATCCCACCATGGACACCAGACCAAATATACTGCCACCTGGTGTTAAAGTGACAGATGACCGTGGAGTTGAGAGATGGATTGAGGATATTGCCATTGATATGGAGAGAAGAGAATTGGGAATTCCAGTAGAGCCTGTGTCCTTCATGTTTGAAGATCTATCTTTCACAAGGTATCTTAACAAACTAAACTTCTGGCTAGCATGACGATGATTCCTAACTACTCAAAAATGATATACATTGCTTTGTAAGGGAATAAGAATCAGTTTAAATTAAATAAGGCTTGGTCCAGCCATAGCATCTttcatttatgtatttatttttcACAGTGCTGATACTCATTTAACCGTCCAAACATACttgtgggaaaaaaaaatcatataccaggtttgacatagaaatgaagaaaaagatatTGGTTTTCAACCGCATCACAGGCTATGCGAATCCTCAAAACATGCTAGCTCTATTAGGTGGTTCACAAGAAAGCAAGTCCACACTCCTGAAATGCTTGGCAGGGAGGATACCTTCAAGTCCCTACCTCCAAGGTGACCTGCGGGCAAATGATGTCATACCTGGAGAAACTTTCTTCAGACTAATAGGCTATGTTGAGATGGTTGACGCACACCAGCCGTATCTCTCTGTCCGTGAATCTCTTCAATTCAGTGCAGCACTTAGACTAAACAGAGAAATAGACACCAGAAGCCGTCATATCCATGTTGAGTTAGTTCTGGATCAACTTGGTTTATTGCCTTACTCTAACCAACTTGTTGGTTCACTTCGTGATGCTACAGGGAGAACATTTGAGATAGCCAAGAAGATGACAATTGGAGTAGAGCTTGCCGCAAACCCAAGTATTCTTTTCCTGGAGGAGCCAATATATGGACTAGATAGTGCAGGGATCTCGAGTATCCTCGCCATTCTTTCGGGATTGTCAGCTTCTGGTCTGAATATAATTGCAACCCTCACACACGCAACTGTTCGATCACTTTCTTTCTTTGATCAAGCTCTAATTCTAACAAGAGAAGGAGAACAAGCCTATTTTGGCCCAATCGGACCAAACTGTGAGGATTTGCTAAATTATTTTTCACCGATCCCAAGCTCCCCCAGAAAGCTAACTGGAGAAAGTCCCATTAGCTTGGTAATGGGATATTTAGGACAAGGCATTAAAAGTAGGGGAACTCCATCCATAAACTTTGCAGACAAGTATAGAGCTAGCTCCCTGCATAAGCAGGTGAATGAAGAGATTGCCGCAATAAAGAATCTACGCAAAGTTAGAGTACCCAAAAAGACTGCCCCAGCCTACCCAGCTCCATATTCACGCCAAGCAGGTCAGGTGCTCTTGAGAACACAAAGGTTCTTATGGAGAAACGTGCAATACACATATGGCAGGCTTACGGGGTGCATCATGATAGGTTTCTTAATGGGCTCCCTATACTATCAGATCAAATACTCGGACCTATATGGTGTGACATCAAGATCACTCTACATATACATGCAAGTTATCCTAATTGGAGTAATCGCCGCAAACAACGTAATCCCACAGATTGGTACGGACAGACTCGTTTATTTGAGGGAGAAAAGGGCAGGAATGTATCTGCCAATATTCTATCCGTTATCGTGGGCAGTGGGTGAGATTCCATACTTGTTCATCGTAACGCTTGCAAtggtaggtattggaaatggctTGGCAGGAATTGGAACAAGATCAGTACCAGAATTCCTAGAATATTGGCTTGTGCTCTGTGTATTCACTTTGTGTGTCACGTACTTTGGTATGATGGTGACTTTCCTAGCCCCACTGCCGATATTTGCAGCATTTCTGGTTTCAATCCTAACTTCACTCTGGGTGTCAGCTTCTGGAGTAGTTGTCGTGCTGTCGAACATTAAGTTCTACCGTTGGATGTACTGGACCAACCCTTTTCAATATGCAATGAATGCATTGACTTCAATCAGTTTTTACTGCAACCCGAAGACGTGTGCATCAGATTGCAGCTGCAAAAGGCTCCCAGATGGCTCCTATGTGTGGGATCGGTTGGCAAACTCGCGAGCGCTAAGCCACACAAGGATAAATACGGACATACTCATCTTATCAGCCATGGGCGTTCTGTTTGCCAGCCTAGCCTTGCTCTTCTTTTCCATGTTGAGACACAACAAAAATCCTTCTGAATAGAGTTACATTTCAAACCC contains:
- the LOC113760282 gene encoding ABC transporter G family member 40-like, whose amino-acid sequence is MGRLWRWSMLLIFREWNSRSEANAATFLKTEVLDRILSNKRMPQNSPNSSPKSRWSPIGDTSIEETYSSRPSSVCRTSVVSDKTINFTSEYNFETPRTILQTPIYPGNSTPDIRQTIQNASPGTAKSIAFNMYQSLKQHGLRDEIGRAFTRDRSENEEIRSAEEDSRRGEELLGMEYILRDGFVSYLRDVAKITPPIPQEVIRFSGISYAKKFEIPSNKYETFGNKVVGWFTGPFKKIFQCKNSTWIDILKGVDGYIMPGSMTLLLGPPGCGKSTLLEILAGRAKGDKNSHLQGVVMYNDKYASEVHLSRLVAYVSGQLNKHIPFLSVRETLEFARDCSQTLRPENFTPQMRKFFAHALVEGQDPFLEYILEILNLKNIEHKLTGEAISDTDRQKLTTAELALGTYAVMLYDQPLSGSDLAATYDLADTIRTVCRIQQSSAIMSLTHLSQEIFDLFDRIILLGDGHVVFQGPRQDAVPYFNKLGYEKPLHVESAEFLEDIVAGYGSRYIAPEATPLSIDQLVGNYRNSDHYKDIIRIVTKDKVKHTYWIETEPGLGLSLKTPSTYSSLVDAKPRKLTELVVSKISSKVGQSGGIESTGRVQIGDIVTALSVNGEESTYLALGPQRHQHEHASHAYSTLKKAVGHIRIQVERYETKEESYQPQWEKSQTPFTQTWLKSTKTLIGRQIKITKRLQILLMLRLFQAMILGLFTGTLFYKLGGQYDQQKMNSVRALGFVSTMSIMLINLAASYTFSMYFLVGLSFSGKGTALVEYLLLLFLVAYFGSSVFFFLSAVSSIPETGNALAGLLVSIFILFSGFVIYPSNIPTYWKWLTYINPIRWANISYCRSQFQYYDDPCSNYKGQFPFCDQFPSNTVGKAYLLYYELLNDNFGPWFPYAVLIGWTAVMTILALCGLKTLEFKGLNQSLPHLKRSSVVSNFRKDKARELSSSGSASDQDLYPTMDTRPNILPPGVKVTDDRGVERWIEDIAIDMERRELGIPVEPVSFMFEDLSFTRYLNKLNFWLA
- the LOC113760284 gene encoding ABC transporter G family member 37-like; this translates as MKKKILVFNRITGYANPQNMLALLGGSQESKSTLLKCLAGRIPSSPYLQGDLRANDVIPGETFFRLIGYVEMVDAHQPYLSVRESLQFSAALRLNREIDTRSRHIHVELVLDQLGLLPYSNQLVGSLRDATGRTFEIAKKMTIGVELAANPSILFLEEPIYGLDSAGISSILAILSGLSASGLNIIATLTHATVRSLSFFDQALILTREGEQAYFGPIGPNCEDLLNYFSPIPSSPRKLTGESPISLVMGYLGQGIKSRGTPSINFADKYRASSLHKQVNEEIAAIKNLRKVRVPKKTAPAYPAPYSRQAGQVLLRTQRFLWRNVQYTYGRLTGCIMIGFLMGSLYYQIKYSDLYGVTSRSLYIYMQVILIGVIAANNVIPQIGTDRLVYLREKRAGMYLPIFYPLSWAVGEIPYLFIVTLAMVGIGNGLAGIGTRSVPEFLEYWLVLCVFTLCVTYFGMMVTFLAPLPIFAAFLVSILTSLWVSASGVVVVLSNIKFYRWMYWTNPFQYAMNALTSISFYCNPKTCASDCSCKRLPDGSYVWDRLANSRALSHTRINTDILILSAMGVLFASLALLFFSMLRHNKNPSE